A single genomic interval of Corylus avellana chromosome ca10, CavTom2PMs-1.0 harbors:
- the LOC132164105 gene encoding pentatricopeptide repeat-containing protein At1g62350 has translation MLRHARNLLRKTLSSTTASAASSPNFPKHSLLYEISSQRQQQSWRRRYVSGSASSPSLSIWRRKKEMGKEGLIVAKELKRLQSHPVRLDRFIRSHVSRLLKSDLVAVLAEFQRQEQVFLCMKLYDVVRKEIWYRPDMFFYRDMLMMLARNKKVDEVKQVWEDLKREEVLFDQHTFGDLIRAFLDSGLPSDAMDIYDEMRQSPDPPISLPFRVILKGLLPYPELREKVKDDFLELFPHMIVYDPPEDLFEDQDWRREKEDD, from the exons ATGCTGCGTCACGCCCGAAACCTCCTCAGAAAAACCTTATCCTCAACAACCGCAAGCGCAGCCTCCTCTCCCAATTTCCCCAAACACTCTTTGCTTTACGAAATCTCCTCACAAAGACAGCAGCAAAGTTGGCGTCGTCGATATGTTTCCGGCTCGGCCTCGAGCCCGAGCCTGTCGATatggagaagaaagaaggagaTGGGCAAGGAGGGTCTCATCGTGGCCAAGGAGCTCAAGAGGCTCCAGTCCCACCCGGTCCGCCTCGACCGGTTCATCCGCTCCCACGTGTCCCGCTTGCTCAAGTCCGATCTTGTCGCCGTTCTCGCTGAGTTCCAGAGACAAGAACAGGTCTTCCTCTGCATGAAG TTATATGATGTGGTGCGCAAAGAAATTTGGTACCGGCCAGACATGTTCTTTTATAGGGACATGCTTATGATGCTTGCTAGAAACAAAAAGGTTGATGAAGTAAAGCAGGTTTGGGAAGACCTGAAGAGAGAGGAAGTTCTGTTTGATCAGCATACATTCGGAGATCTTATCAGAGCCTTTTTAGATAGTGGATTGCCCTCGGATGCAATGGACATATATGATGAAATGCGACAATCTCCTGATCCTCCAATCTCTTTGCCTTTTCGAGTGATATTGAAAGGGCTCCTTCCATACCCAGAATTGAGAGAGAAGGTGAAAGATGACTTCTTGGAACTTTTTCCTCATATGATTGTGTATGACCCACCTGAAGACTTGTTTGAAGATCAAgattggagaagggagaaggaaGATGATTAG
- the LOC132164766 gene encoding protein CLT1, chloroplastic-like has product MTACPRRISAGAGASDCPIRLGKSPRTAEILRLPRHYVMSQRRRIALRSRLWIVEAVGHGGAWERSDGRDVEEKVVGPCPYAVEDLAEKSVTVEEEEVEEDVKRENKKNLDRTVKVVVAAAITVVLGVGNRVLYKLALVPLKHYPFFLAQLATFGYVVVYFSILYLRYRAGIVTDEMLSMPKAPFLAVGLLEALGAATGMAAGAILSGASIPILSQTFLVWQILLSIVFLGRRYRANQLLGCFLVAVGVIITVASGSSGGHSLKEAGIFWSLLMIVSFLFQATDTVLKEVIFLDAARRLKGGSVDLFVVNSYGSAFQALFICLLLPFLSKLWGIPFIQLPQYLKDGAACFLNIGTLSSGCDGAPLLPLLFVVVNMGFNISLLYLLKISSAVVSCLASTFSVPISVYVFTLPLPYLGVASSLPPGFVAGAIVLVMGLLIYTRTPSVPSSAPPSLPN; this is encoded by the exons ATGACGGCATGTCCTCGTCGGATAAGCGCCGGGGCAGGGGCGTCGGACTGTCCGATACGGTTAGGGAAATCACCGCGGACGGCCGAGATTTTACGGTTACCTCGCCACTATGTAATGAGTCAGCGGCGGAGGATCGCGTTGAGATCGAGGCTGTGGATAGTCGAAGCGGTGGGGCACGGAGGGGCGTGGGAGCGATCCGACGGCCGGGACGTGGAGGAGAAGGTGGTGGGACCGTGCCCGTACGCTGTGGAGGATTTGGCGGAGAAGAGCGTGACAGTGGAGGAGGAGGAAGTGGAAGAGGATGTGAAGAGGGAGAATAAGAAGAATTTGGATCGGACAGTGAAGGTGGTGGTAGCAGCGGCGATTACGGTGGTGCTGGGAGTAGGGAATCGGGTGTTGTACAAGCTGGCCTTGGTTCCTCTCAAGCACTACCCCTTCTTCCTCGCTCAGCTCGCCACTTTCGG ATATGTAGTTGTATACTTCTCTATCTTGTATCTCCGGTACCGTGCCGGCATTGTTACGGATGAGATGCTTTCTATGCCGAAAGCTCCATTCCTGGCTGTTGGCCTCTTGGAGGCACTTGGTGCTGCTACTGGAATGGCAGCTGGAG CAATTCTTTCTGGAGCATCAATCCCAATTTTGTCTCAG ACTTTTCTCGTGTGGCAAATTCTTTTGTCAATTGTTTTCCTTGGAAGGAGATATAGAGCTAATCAACTACTTGGATGCTTTCTTGTAGCAGTTGGTGTAATCATAACTGTAGCAAG TGGATCTAGTGGTGGACATTCATTGAAGGAGGCTGGTATATTTTGGAGTCTCTTAATGATAGTTTCGTTTTTATTTCAAGCGACCGATACAGTGCTGAAG GAAGTAATCTTTTTGGATGCTGCCCGGCGGTTAAAA GGAGGTTCAGTAGACCTATTTGTTGTAAATTCCTACGGATCCGCCTTCCAA GCCTTGTTTATATGCCTTCTCCTAccttttttgtcaaaattatgGGGCATTCCATTTATTCAACTGCCACAATACCTTAAAGACGGTGCAGCTTGCTTTCTGAACATTGGTACTTTGTCAAGCG GATGTGATGGTGCTCCACTGCTacctttgttgtttgttgttgtcAACATGGGTTTTAACATATCCTTGTTGTATCTGCTCAAGATCTCTTCTGCTGTGGTGTCTTGCCTTGCTTCTACATTTTCAG TGCCAATATCAGTCTACGTGTTCACGTTGCCGCTGCCGTACCTTGGCGTTGCATCTTCCCTTCCTCCAGGCTTTGTTGCAGGAGCCATTGTTCTTGTTATGGGCTTGCTCATCTATACTCGGACACCGTCAGTTCCCTCTAGTGCTCCTCCATCGCTTCCCAACTAG
- the LOC132163389 gene encoding E3 ubiquitin-protein ligase KEG-like, which yields MPKLESKRKKIRVPSCSICHTPYDDDSHAPLLLQCGHCFCKHCLSHAFSFSSAKPKHTLPCPKCRHVSTIGNSVLSLPKNYSLLPILDDDDDDVTDDEESESESAPPAPPHSACCRGRGTGLSRSLCADHELRLIKRIGGEAERWLGEMKRSKRCRHKVVVRRVRVADVADCDWVEGELEKLRVSSMWCRNVCAFHGVVKRDDHLCLVTERCYGSVQSEMRRSGGRLTLEQILRYGADIARGVAELHAAGVVCMNLKPSNFLLDASGRAVISDYGLPIILKKPSCRKARPGPEVEFLKMHWCIDCTLLSPHYTAPEAWEPLKKSLHLFRDDASHISAESDAWSFGCALVEMCTGSIPWAGLSAEEICRAVVKEGRPPPQYSSVVGVGIPRDLWKMIGECLQFKSSKRPTFHAMLSIFLRHLQRIPHSPSPNNEPANSPGIDLLERSPTSVLDISHVKSNHLHQLVSEGNVNGVRDLLAKSASGNNNGSIISLLEAHNADGQTALHLACRRGCPEIVDAILEYGNVDVDVPDENGNPPIVFALAVGSSECVRALIRKSANAISRSMEGFGRSPAHVCAFYGQPDCMHELLLAGADPNAVADDGETALHIAIAKKFRDCAIVILENGGCKSMGFLNSKDLTPLHLCIASLNVAVVKRWAEIASPKETSEAIDIPSSSGTALCVAAALKKDRETEGRELVRILLAAGANPTAQDPQQYRTALHTAAMANDVELVKIILDAGVDVNIRNMHNTIPLHLALAKGAKPCVELLLSAGANCNLQDDDGDNAFHIAADAAKYIRECLECIVVMLQYPGAAIEVRNHSGKTLRDLLEALPREWISEDLMEALMSKGLHLSPTLFEVGDWVKFKRNVKTPVYGWQGAKHGSVGFVQSIQKSDSLVVSFCTGVARVLANEVIKVVSLDQGQLVRLKADIEKPRYELRGQSRDNIGTVLCIDDDDGVIRIGFTGASRGWQADPADFERVEEFKVGDWVSVRHNLYSAKHGFGAVVPGSIGLVYGIRPDKSLLIEFSYLPSPWLCEPEEVEPFTPFTIGDQVCVKRSVAEPRFPWDGETHHSVGKISDLESNGLLIIEILNRPIPWRADPSDMEKVEDFKVGDWVKVKASVPSPKYGWEDVTRTSVGIIHSLEENGDMGIAFCFRSKTFSCSMTDMEKVSPFEVGQEIRVMQSINEPLLGWANETSSTLGNIERIDMDGTLNVKVAGRASLWKVAPGDAERLSGLAVGDWVRLKQCMGTRPSHEWNSVGKDSLAVVHSLQDYSYLELVCCFRKGKFIVHCTEVEKVSRIKIGQHVRFRAGMVQPRWGWRGACPNSRGVVTAVNADGEIRVSFFNLSGLWRGDPADFEVEEMFEVGEWVKLKDDASEWKSLQPGSIGVIQGIGYKGDVWDGTVLVGFCGESELWAGQTSKLERVDRFATGQRVRVKPNVKDPRFGWSGHTHASVVSITAVDADGKIRAYTPTGSKTWMLNPSEVEVVEEEILKIGDWVRVKSSVATPVFHWGEVTHKSVGVVFRMEEGELWVSFCFMERLWICKEWEMEKVRAFKVGDSVRFREGLVTPRWGWGMETHASEGQVVGVHANGKLRIKFKWREGRPWIGDPADIVLHNGSTIGNSIQ from the exons ATGCCGAAGCTGGAGTCGAAGAGGAAGAAGATCCGAGTCCCCAGCTGCTCAATCTGCCACACGCCCTACGACGACGACTCACACGCGCCTCTGTTGCTCCAATGCGGCCACTGCTTCTGCAAGCACTGCCTCTCCCACGCGTTCTCCTTCTCGTCTGCAAAACCCAAGCACACCCTCCCATGCCCCAAGTGCCGCCACGTGTCCACCATCGGTAACTCCGTCCTCTCCCTCCCCAAGAACTACTCTCTCCTCCCCATActcgacgacgacgacgacgatgTCACCGACGACGAAGAATCGGAGTCGGAATCGGCACCACCGGCACCGCCTCACAGCGCGTGCTGTCGAGGTCGCGGCACGGGGCTGTCCAGGAGTCTGTGTGCGGATCACGAGCTGAGGCTGATCAAGAGGATCGGGGGCGAAGCGGAGAGGTGGTTGGGTGAGATGAAGAGGTCGAAGAGGTGTAGGCACAAGGTGGTGGTGAGGAGGGTGCGGGTGGCCGACGTGGCGGACTGCGATTGGGTGGAGGGGGAGCTCGAGAAGCTTCGCGTGTCGTCGATGTGGTGCAGGAACGTGTGCGCGTTCCATGGAGTGGTGAAGCGGGACGATCATCTGTGCCTCGTCACAGAGAGGTGCTACGGTTCGGTTCAGTCCGAGATGCGCCGCAGCGGCGGCCGCCTCACTCTCGAGCAAATCCTCAG ATATGGGGCAGACATTGCGCGTGGGGTGGCTGAACTCCATGCAGCAGGTGTTGTATGCATGAATTTAAAGCCATCCAATTTCCTTCTGGATGCAAGTGGTCGTGCAGTGATTTCAGATTATGGGCTTCCAATAATTCTGAAGAAACCTTCTTGCCGAAAAGCTCGACCTGGTCCTGAGGTTGAGTTCTTAAAAATGCATTGGTGTATTGATTGTACATTGTTGAGTCCGCATTACACAGCTCCAGAGGCATGGGAGCCTTTAAAGAAGTCACTGCATTTATTCAGGGATGATGCAAGTCATATATCGGCTGAGTCAGATGCCTGGAGTTTTGGTTGTGCCCTGGTTGAAATGTGCACTGGTTCCATTCC ATGGGCTGGTTTAAGTGCAGAAGAAATTTGTCGTGCTGTTGTCAAGGAAGGAAGACCACCACCCCAGTATTCTAGTGTTGTAGGTGTTGGGATTCCTAGAGATTTGTGGAAAATGATTGGTGAGTGCTTACAGTTCAAGTCATCGAAAAGACCAACTTTTCATGCAATGCTTTCTATATTTCTACGCCATTTGCAACGGATTCCTCACAGTCCAAGTCCAAATAA TGAACCAGCTAATAGTCCTGGAATTGATTTGTTGGAACGGTCCCCTACATCTGTTTTGGATATTTCCCACGTTAAAAGCAACCATCTGCATCAACTTGTATCTGAAGGGAACGTGAATGGTGTTAG GGATCTACTTGCTAAGTCTGCATCGGGGAACAATAATGGctcaatcatttctcttttggaaGCACATAATGCTGATGGTCAAACTGCTCTACACTTGGCTTGTAGACGAGGTTGTCCAGAGATAGTTGATGCTATTTTAGAATATGGTAATGTGGATGTGGATGTCCCTGATGAAAATGGAAATCCTCCTATAGTATTTGCTTTAGCAGTTGGGTCCTCAGAATGTGTGCGTGCTCTCATCAGAAAATCAGCCAATGCTATATCTAGGTCGATGGAAGGCTTTGGTCGATCGCCTGCTCATGTTTGTGCATTTTATGGGCAGCCTGATTGTATGCAT GAATTACTATTGGCGGGAGCTGATCCCAATGCAGTGGCTGATGATGGTGAAACTGCACTGCATATAGCCATTGCCAAAAAATTCAGAGACTGTGCTATTGTAATACTGGAAAATGGGGGCTGCAAGTCTATGGGTTTCCTGAATTCAAAAGATTTAAC TCCTCTGCACTTGTGTATAGCATCTTTAAATGTGGCTGTAGTTAAGCGGTGGGCAGAAATTGCGTCACCCAAAGAGACTTCTGAAGCAATTGACATACCAAGTTCATCTGGAACTGCACTATGTGTGGCTGCTGCTCTAAAAAAAGATCGCGAGACAG AGGGTAGAGAGTTGGTAAGAATACTGCTTGCAGCTGGAGCAAACCCAACTGCCCAAGATCCACAACAATATCGAACAGCTTTGCATACAGCTGCCATGGCCAATGATGTTGAGTTGGTTAAG ATTATTCTTGATGCTGGAGTCGATGTGAACATCAGGAATATGCATAATACAATACCTCTTCATTTGGCATTGGCAAAAGGCGCAAAACCATGTGTTGAATTACTCTTATCTGCTGGAGCAAATTGTAATTTGCAG GATGATGATGGTGACAATGCTTTTCATATAGCTGCTGATGCAGCAAAGTACATACGTGAATGTCTTGAGTGCATTGTAGTTATGCTGCAGTATCCAGGTGCTGCCATTGAAGTTAGGAACCACAG TGGTAAGACATTGCGTGACTTATTGGAAGCCCTACCTCGAGAATGGATTTCTGAAGATCTTATGGAAGCACTTATGAGCAAGGGACTTCATCTGTCTCCGACATT ATTTGAAGTGGGAGATTgggtgaaatttaaaagaaatgtgAAAACCCCTGTATATGGTTGGCAAGGTGCAAAGCATGGGAGTGTTGGCTTTGTACAGAGTATCCAAAAGAGTGACAGCCTTGTTGTATCATTTTGCACTGGAGTAGCTCGCGTCCTCGCAAATGAAGTTATAAAAGTCGTCTCTTTGGACCAGGGACAGCTTGTGCGACTTAAAGCTGACATTGAAAAGCCAAG GTATGAGTTGCGTGGACAATCACGTGACAACATTGGAACTGTCCTGtgtattgatgatgatgatggagttATACGTATTGGATTTACTGGTGCATCTAGGGGGTGGCAAGCTGATCCTGCAGATTTTGAAAGGGTTGAAGAGTTCAAGGTTGGTGACTGGGTTAGTGTTCGCCACAATCTATACTCTGCAAAGCATGGTTTTGGGGCTGTCGTCCCAGGGAGTATAGGGTTAGTGTATGGTATTAGACCTGATAAAAGTCTGCTGATAGAATTTAGCTACTTACCAAGCCCATGGCTTTGCGAACCAGAGGAAGTGGAGCCGTTCACTCCATTCACT ATTGGTGACCAAGTATGTGTAAAGAGATCTGTTGCAGAGCCCAGATTTCCTTGGGATGGCGAGACACATCACAGTGTCGGAAAAATAAGTGACTTGGAGAGTAATGGTCTTCTGATAATTGAAATACTAAATCGGCCCATACCATGGAGAGCTGATCCTTCAGACATGGAAAAGGTGGAGGATTTCAAG GTTGGCGATTGGGTAAAAGTTAAAGCTTCAGTACCCTCTCCAAAATATGGGTGGGAAGATGTCACCAGGACCAGTGTAGGAATAATTCATAGCTTGGAGGAGAATGGTGATATGGGTATTGCATTCTGTTTTAGGAGCAAGACTTTCTCTTGCTCCATGACAGACATGGAGAAGGTGTCACCTTTTGAAGTGGGACAAGAGATTCGAGTGATGCAATCTATCAATGAGCCATTACTTGGATGGGCAAATGAAACTTCATCTACCTTGGGAAACATTGAAAGGATTGACATGGATGGGACCCTAAAT GTGAAAGTGGCTGGCAGAGCGAGCTTGTGGAAAGTTGCTCCAGGTGATGCAGAAAGGTTATCAGGATTGGCAGTCGGTGACTGGGTTCGTTTGAAGCAATGTATGGGAACAAGACCAAGTCATGAATGGAACAGTGTTGGGAAAGACAGCTTAGCAGTAGTGCATAGCTTGCAGGATTATTCTTATTTGGAGTTGGTTTGTTGTTTTCGTAAGGGTAAGTTCATTGTTCACTGCACAGAAGTTGAAAAAGTTTCTCGCATAAAAATTGGGCAGCATGTTCGGTTCCGTGCCGGAATGGTACAGCCTAGATGGGGATGGAGAGGTGCTTGCCCCAATTCAAGAGGTGTTGTAACTGCTGTAAATGCTGATGGAGAAATCAGAGTTTCATTCTTTAATTTGTCAGGTTTGTGGAGAGGAGATCCTGCAGATTTTGAGGTAGAGGAGATGTTTGAGGTTGGAGAATGGGTAAAACTAAAAGATGATGCTAGTGAATGGAAATCTTTGCAACCGGGAAGCATTGGTGTCATTCAAGGAATAGGGTATAAAGGAGATGTGTGGGATGGCACTGTCCTTGTTGGGTTCTGTGGAGAATCAGAATTATGGGCGGGCCAGACTTCCAAGCTAGAAAGAGTAGATAGGTTTGCAACCGGGCAACGGGTGAGGGTGAAGCCCAATGTAAAGGATCCACGATTTGGGTGGTCAGGTCATACGCATGCCAGCGTCGTTTCTATAACAGCAGTTGATGCAGATGGAAAAATAAGAGCGTACACTCCTACTGGCTCAAAGACATGGATGCTCAATCCATCAGAAGTGGAAGTGGTGGaggaagaaattttaaaaattggagATTGGGTAAGGGTCAAATCATCTGTGGCAACGCCAGTTTTCCACTGGGGAGAAGTGACTCACAAGAGCGTTGGGGTAGTTTTCCGGATGGAGGAAGGGGAGCTCTGGGTATCATTTTGCTTCATGGAGCGGCTCTGGATATGCAAGGAAtgggagatggagaaggtgagAGCGTTCAAGGTGGGTGACAGTGTCAGATTCAGAGAAGGACTAGTAACCCCAAGGTGGGGATGGGGAATGGAGACACATGCTAGTGAGGGGCAGGTAGTTGGAGTGCATGCTAATGGGAAGCTAAGAATTAAGTTTAAATGGAGAGAGGGTCGGCCCTGGATTGGAGACCCTGCTGATATTGTTCTTCACAATGGCTCTACTATTGGGAATTcaattcaatga